The following are encoded together in the Methanomassiliicoccales archaeon genome:
- a CDS encoding NADH-quinone oxidoreductase subunit N, whose product MADYTAILPLVALAGLGLLAPAVRILSKSDKITAIWALAGILISGFFVVQFYLNHAPGTAIGYIGVVELNYFSALFMLLFLSVAGYVVLASLRFVDGEKHTGEYYALIMLATTGMMIVAMSLDLITLFVGIELTSLSSYALVAFRKQSKRGAEAATKYFIFGAVASGISLFGISLLYGISTQFLYLLTPGTSPLTFENIGIAVAAAVGTPAQGMLFLATIMILAGFGFKIALVPFHMWAPDVYEGAPTTITAMLAAGSKKMGFVALFKVFLLGLIATKSDWSLLIGLIAIITMTLGNVIAVSQTNIKRMLAYSSIAQAGYVLIALPIATVNDPNTAAYGLGAGIFHMLTHAFMKGGAFIIVATLSMAALGESIADYKGLAKRAPLMAFALMLMLFSLAGIPPLAGFASKFVLFSSAIDAWQLSDANNWMIWLAIAGILNSALSLYYYARVVKYMYVEKGPDTKLKISKVMAAAVGICFVAVVLIGIYPDPFIQVCLDAAHAFLGL is encoded by the coding sequence ATGGCAGACTATACTGCAATACTACCCCTGGTAGCGCTGGCCGGTTTGGGGCTACTCGCTCCGGCGGTCCGCATATTGAGCAAGAGCGACAAGATTACAGCCATCTGGGCTTTGGCTGGTATCCTCATATCTGGCTTTTTCGTAGTGCAGTTCTACCTGAACCACGCGCCTGGAACGGCCATTGGTTATATCGGAGTAGTAGAGCTCAACTACTTCTCGGCTCTTTTCATGCTGCTGTTCCTTTCAGTGGCAGGCTACGTCGTACTAGCCTCACTACGCTTCGTGGACGGGGAGAAGCATACCGGAGAGTATTACGCATTAATAATGCTGGCAACGACGGGCATGATGATAGTGGCCATGTCCTTGGATCTGATAACGCTTTTTGTAGGCATTGAGCTCACCAGCTTATCATCTTACGCCCTGGTAGCATTCAGGAAGCAGAGCAAGCGGGGGGCCGAAGCTGCAACAAAGTATTTCATATTCGGGGCCGTGGCCTCAGGAATCTCTCTGTTCGGCATATCCCTGCTATATGGCATAAGCACACAATTCCTGTACCTTTTGACCCCAGGCACCAGCCCACTGACCTTTGAGAACATCGGAATTGCAGTTGCCGCCGCTGTGGGCACACCAGCCCAAGGGATGCTCTTCTTAGCTACCATCATGATTCTGGCTGGCTTCGGCTTCAAGATCGCCCTCGTGCCCTTCCACATGTGGGCACCAGACGTATATGAAGGCGCTCCTACCACCATCACGGCGATGCTGGCTGCTGGCAGCAAGAAGATGGGGTTCGTGGCCCTTTTCAAGGTGTTCCTGCTAGGACTCATCGCCACCAAGTCAGATTGGAGCCTTCTTATAGGCCTGATAGCCATCATAACCATGACCTTGGGGAATGTCATCGCCGTGAGCCAGACCAATATAAAGAGAATGCTGGCCTACTCATCTATCGCGCAAGCCGGGTATGTGCTCATCGCCTTGCCGATTGCTACGGTTAACGATCCCAACACTGCCGCTTACGGGCTGGGGGCAGGCATATTCCACATGCTAACCCACGCTTTCATGAAAGGTGGGGCTTTCATAATCGTGGCTACACTCAGCATGGCGGCTCTAGGTGAGAGCATCGCCGACTATAAAGGATTGGCCAAGAGGGCTCCGTTGATGGCCTTCGCCCTCATGCTCATGCTGTTCTCCCTTGCAGGGATCCCGCCACTGGCTGGTTTCGCCTCAAAGTTCGTTCTGTTCTCCAGCGCCATCGATGCCTGGCAGTTATCAGACGCTAACAATTGGATGATATGGTTGGCTATCGCAGGCATACTCAACTCCGCCCTATCACTCTACTATTATGCGAGAGTGGTTAAGTACATGTACGTGGAGAAAGGGCCCGACACCAAGCTCAAGATCTCCAAAGTTATGGCAGCGGCAGTGGGAATATGCTTCGTGGCGGTAGTGCTAATCGGCATATATCCCGACCCTTTCATCCAGGTCTGTCTCGATGCGGCCCATGCTTTCTTGGGTCTGTGA
- a CDS encoding NuoM family protein → MSELYDILSGINVLTLLLLVPLLGSVITFLSGKGLKAARIVPIIFSGVTLILATLVLLGFNFGMTGMNVFQYEEQYNWIQSIGITYHLGVDGIGVPMVWLTSLLCFLAILFSWDVSNRTKEYMGLMLVLEVGVLGVFMALDYFLFYIFWEVVLIPMFFLIAIWGGPRREYAAIKFFIYTHIASLVMLLAIFAMYFVAGGTSFDMIFIQQAGASFGLDFQVMVFLALFFGFGVKMPIVPFHTWLPDAHVEAPTAGSVLLAGLLLKMGSYGLVRVAIPTLPQGAQELQWLLIFIAVLSILYGAFASLAQRDLKKMVAFSSISHMGMVLLGFATFSAVGIAAGVFQMFAHGLITAVLFMVCGVVQHIAGTREIPKLGGLAQKMPWYATFVMIGFMASLGLPGLVGFAAEMPIFFSYANLGGEFNWLIVLPIASVAITAAYYIWAMQRVLFGPLTDKIDTHHLHDVSWYEAAPLAALCALIIFFGLQPGFIYDFIRPVAEALSALLPLGG, encoded by the coding sequence ATGAGCGAACTTTACGACATATTAAGCGGAATCAACGTCCTGACATTGTTGCTACTTGTTCCTCTCCTGGGGAGCGTGATCACCTTCCTATCTGGGAAAGGCCTTAAAGCTGCTCGCATTGTGCCTATCATATTCTCAGGCGTAACTTTAATCCTGGCCACATTGGTCTTGCTAGGATTCAATTTCGGAATGACGGGAATGAACGTCTTCCAATACGAAGAGCAGTACAATTGGATACAGAGCATTGGCATAACCTATCATCTCGGAGTCGATGGCATAGGCGTTCCTATGGTCTGGCTGACATCTTTGCTGTGCTTCCTGGCCATTTTATTCTCCTGGGATGTCAGCAACCGCACTAAGGAATACATGGGATTGATGCTAGTTCTAGAGGTAGGAGTGCTAGGTGTTTTCATGGCCCTCGACTACTTCCTCTTCTACATATTCTGGGAAGTGGTGCTCATCCCCATGTTCTTCCTCATAGCCATATGGGGAGGGCCGAGGAGAGAATATGCGGCCATAAAGTTCTTCATATACACCCATATAGCTTCGCTCGTCATGCTGTTGGCCATCTTCGCCATGTACTTCGTGGCGGGGGGGACCAGCTTTGATATGATCTTCATTCAGCAGGCAGGGGCAAGCTTCGGGCTTGACTTCCAGGTGATGGTATTCCTGGCCCTATTCTTCGGGTTTGGGGTCAAGATGCCCATTGTTCCCTTCCACACTTGGCTGCCGGATGCGCACGTAGAGGCGCCCACGGCAGGATCGGTGCTACTAGCAGGGCTACTGTTGAAGATGGGGTCATATGGTCTAGTGCGTGTGGCCATACCCACCTTGCCTCAAGGAGCTCAGGAGCTGCAGTGGCTGTTGATATTCATAGCAGTGTTATCGATACTCTACGGGGCATTCGCTTCTCTAGCCCAGAGAGACCTGAAGAAGATGGTTGCCTTCTCTTCCATAAGCCACATGGGAATGGTGCTTTTAGGATTCGCCACCTTCTCCGCGGTCGGCATAGCTGCAGGAGTGTTCCAGATGTTCGCCCATGGTCTTATCACGGCTGTCCTGTTCATGGTCTGCGGGGTGGTGCAGCATATCGCGGGTACGAGAGAGATACCCAAGTTAGGAGGGTTGGCACAGAAGATGCCTTGGTACGCCACTTTCGTGATGATCGGATTCATGGCTTCGCTGGGATTGCCAGGCCTAGTGGGGTTTGCGGCAGAGATGCCCATCTTCTTCTCCTACGCTAATCTAGGGGGCGAATTCAACTGGTTGATAGTGCTCCCCATAGCTTCTGTGGCTATCACGGCGGCTTATTATATCTGGGCCATGCAAAGGGTGCTATTCGGCCCCCTGACGGACAAGATAGATACACACCATTTGCACGATGTATCTTGGTATGAGGCGGCACCCTTGGCAGCGTTATGCGCCTTAATAATATTCTTTGGCCTGCAGCCTGGTTTCATATATGATTTCATAAGACCAGTGGCGGAGGCTCTTTCCGCCCTTTTGCCTTTAGGAGGCTGA